The following proteins are co-located in the Triticum aestivum cultivar Chinese Spring chromosome 1A, IWGSC CS RefSeq v2.1, whole genome shotgun sequence genome:
- the LOC123191903 gene encoding NADH-ubiquinone oxidoreductase chain 5-like, translated as MFDASWGFLFDSLTVVMLIVVTFISSLVHLYSISYMSEDPHSPRFMCYLSIFYFFMLMLVTGDNFLQLFLGWEGVGLASYLLIHFWFTRLQADKAAIKAMLVNRVGDFGLALGIFGCFTLFQIVDFSTIFACASAPRNEWIFCNMRLNAITLICILLFIGAVGKSAQIELHTWLPDAMEGPTPVSALIHAATMVTAGVFMIARCSPLFEYSPTALIVITFAGAMTSFLAATTGILQNDLKRVIAYSTCSQLGYMIFACGISNYSVSVFHLMNHTFFKALLFLSAGSVIHAMSDEQDMRKMGGLASSFPLTYAMMLMGSLSLIGFPFLTGFYSKDVILELAYTKYTINGNFAFWLGSVSVLFTSYYSFHLLFLTFLVPTNSFGGDRLRCHDAPIPMAIPLILLALGSLFVGYLAKV; from the exons ATGTTTGATGCTTCTTGGGGCTTCTT GTTCGATAGCCTGACCGTAGTGATGTTAATTGTGGTTACATTCATAAGTAGCTTGGTCCATCTTTATTCCATTTCATATATGTCCGAGGATCCGCATAGCCCTCGATTTATGTGTTATTTATCCATTTTTTACTTTTTTATGCTAATGTTGGTGACTGGAGATAACTTTCTTCAATTATTCCTGGGATGGGAGGGAGTAGGTCTTGCTTCATATTTGTTAATTCATTTCTGGTTTACACGACTTCAGGCGGATAAAGCTGCTATAAAAGCTATGCTTGTCAATCGAGTAGGTGATTTTGGATTAGCTCTTGGGATTTTTGGTTGTTTTACTCTCTTTCAAATAGTAGACTTTTCAACCATTTTTGCTTGTGCTAGTGCTCCCAGAAATGAATGGATTTTTTGCAATATGAGATTGAATGCCATAACTCTGATTTGTATTTTACTTTTTATTGGTGCTGTTGGGAAATCTGCACAGATAGAATTGCATACTTGGTTACCCGATGCGATGGAGGGTCCCACTCCAGTATCTGCTTTGATTCATGCAGCTACTATGGTCACTGCTGGCGTTTTCATGATAGCAAGGTGCTCCCCTTTATTTGAATACTCACCTACGGCTTTGATTGTTATTACTTTTGCAGGAGCTATGACGTCATTCCTTGCGGCAACCACTGGAATATTACAGAACGATCTAAAGAGGGTCATAGCTTATTCAACTTGCAGTCAATTAGGCTATATGATCTTTGCTTGTGGCATCTCTAACTATTCGGTTAGCGTCTTTCACTTAATGAATCACACGTTTTTCAAAGCATTACTCTTCCTGAGTGCGGGTTCGGTGATTCATGCCATGTCGGATGAGCAAGATATGCGGAAGATGGGGGGGCTTGCCTCCTCCTTTCCTTTGACCTATGCCATGATGCTCATGGGCAGCTTATCTCTTATTGGATTTCCTTTTCTAACAGGATTTTATTCTAAAGATGTGATCTTAGAGCTCGCTTACACAAAGTATACCATCAATGGGAACTTTGCTTTCTGGTTGGGAAGTGTCTCTGTCCTTTTCACTTCTTATTACTCCTTTCATTTACTATTTCTAACATTTCTAGTACCAACTAATTCATTCGGGGGAGACAGATTACGATGTCATGATGCGCCCATTCCTATGGCCATTCCTTTAATACTTTTGGCTCTCGGGAGTCTCTTTGTAGGATACTTGGCCAAAGTGTGA